The genomic region CGTCTATGGACACCTCGCCCGAATCCGGCCGTATCGCCGTCGAGAGTATTCTTATAGCCGTGGTCTTGCCGCTACTGTTAGGCCCGATGATGGCGTGCACTGTATTCTTCTCGACCGACATCTCGAAACCGTCGAGAGCCTTGACGCTCCCGTAGCGCTTGATGACGTTCCGGGCCTCTATCATCCGACCACTAGCCTTAGGGAGGTTTTGTCGCTTTCTAAGCTTAAATAGCTTTTTTGGGCGGCATTATAAATCTTCTGTATTAATCGTTTATTTCAAAAATGGAATTAAATGATAAAGATAAAAATAATGGCTTTATGTGACGACTTTGGCCACGGCAAAATTTCTCTTAACCGTTTCTACCTGAATCTTGACCTGGTCGCCTACCTTTGTGCCTGGCACGAATATGACGAAGCCCTCTATGCGGGCAATGCCATCTCCCTTCTTCGCGGTGTCCTCGATCTTCACATCATACGTCTGCCCCTCGCTCACCGGGGCATTTGAACCCTTACTCTCAAACATATGTTAAGCCTCTAGAAGGACAAATGCGCGGGCTGCTTTTTAAGAAAAGCTCACACATCATTTGTTCCTGCGGAATATGAGGCTATGTGTATATAAATAGGTTATGGCCTTTAGAGCAGGAATGCGGCGAAAAATGAGACGAATTGGCGAAGGCTGGTAAAGTTTTAGCCTTTATTATCCACGGATGTAAAGCCCTATATCTGCTTCTGTGCT from Methanocella conradii HZ254 harbors:
- a CDS encoding TRAM domain-containing protein, with product MFESKGSNAPVSEGQTYDVKIEDTAKKGDGIARIEGFVIFVPGTKVGDQVKIQVETVKRNFAVAKVVT